In Hydractinia symbiolongicarpus strain clone_291-10 chromosome 13, HSymV2.1, whole genome shotgun sequence, a single genomic region encodes these proteins:
- the LOC130623470 gene encoding major facilitator superfamily domain-containing protein 1-like isoform X2, whose protein sequence is MLTFGSYFCFDMPSVLQDTFTGTFGYNCTTDNSTNVRTCEEHLGLSETQYGLLYSVYAWMNALVVIGSGLLIDKFGQRVGALLFSALCVIGSSIFAAGYFFKNGNAMFPVFLFGRLLFGAGNGSLTIAQNRISAFWFDGKELAFAFGLTLAFSRLGSILNFLLTENFVAKYGLKWTLWGGALLCALGFLSAILLYYLDKNGTKQLNKEEDMKQASKKMRLGDIKYLKLQFWLLVIITMFFYNTVFTFMANAKKFIEQNYGYDQDSKTPAYIAGSVYDVSLFFTPIFGILVDYMGYRGVVATICASLSIPVFAFLAFTHYTPLIGTILLGATYSAAACSLWPSAPLVVNPGVLGTALGLMTSVQMIGIGCCTLIVGAILDHTNDNWKYVMLFLFANAVACVLFSILLNIVDWKRGGVLNKTRKRAKKHRPVTEEIPDTDALISDENSVNT, encoded by the exons TCTTGGTTTAAGTGAAACCCAATATGGACTGCTTTACAGTGTTTATGCATGGAT gaatGCACTTGTTGTTATTGGTTCTGGTCTCCTAATTGATAAATTTGGACAGAGAG TTGGTGCACTGCTTTTCTCGGCACTGTGCGTTATTGGCTCATCAATTTTTGCTGCTGGTTACTTTTTCAAGAATGGAAATGCTATGTTTCCTGTGTTCCTTTTTGGACGTTTACTTTTCGG TGCTGGCAACGGATCACTTACTA TTGCACAAAATAGAATATCGGCATTTTGGTTTGATGGCAAGGAACTAGCATTTGCATTTGGTTTAACACTAGCATTTTCTCGCTTA gGTAGCATATTAAACTTCTTGCTTACTGAAAATTTTGTAGCCAAATATGGTTTAAAATGGACATTATGGGGAG GTGCTTTGTTGTGTGCCCTTGGATTCCTATCCGCTATTTTGCTGTATTACTTGGATAAAAATGGAACCAAACAGTTAAACAAG GAAGAAGACATGAAGCAAGCTTCTAAAAAAATG aGGTTGGGTGATATCAAATACTTGAAGTTGCAATTTTGGTTACTAGTTATCATCACCATGTTTTTCTACAACACCGTTTTCACGTTCATGGCCAACGCAAA GAAGTTTATTGAGCAAAATTATGGTTACGATCAAGACAGCAAAACACCGGCGTACATAGCCGGTAGCGTATACGACGTCTCTCTTTTTTTCACGCCTATCTTTGGAATACTAGTG GATTACATGGGATACAGAGGTGTTGTGGCTACAATATGCGCATCTTTGAGTATCCCCGTGTTCGCCTTTCTCGCCTTCACACATTACACGCCGCTGATTGGTACAATACTGCTTGGTGCGACCTATTCAGCTGCAGCT TGCAGTTTATGGCCTTCTGCTCCGCTAGTGGTCAATCCTGGCGTTTTGGGGACAGCTTTGGGATTGATGACGTCCGTACAAATGATAGGCATCGGATGTTGTACACTTATTGTTGGGGCTATACTGGATCATACAAA TGACAATTGGAAATAtgtgatgttgtttttatttgctaATGCTGTAGCATGCGTATTATTTTCGATTTTGTTGAACATTGTTGATTGGAAAAGG GGTGGTGTGTTGAACAAAACACGTAAAAGGGCGAAAAAACATCGACCAGTAACAGAAGAAATTCCAGATACAGACGCGTTGATTAGTGACGAAAATAGCGTTAACACTTAA